CGGTGCCCATGCCGGATCCCAACCCCAAGAAGGACCGCATGGTGCTGGAGGGCGACGTGCCCAGCCCCGTCAATCCGCCTACGGGCTGCAACTTTCACCCGCGCTGTCCGTTCCGCGAGCAGATCTGCACCGAGGTGGAGCCGGAGCTGGAGTTTGCCCACGGCGGGCACGGCACCGCCTGTCACGTCTTCGGATCCGGCAAGCGCGCGTGGCCGAATCCGCCGCGGGTGTCCTGAGGTTCCGCCACGGTTGGCTGAAATCCACGGGCGGGCGGAGGTTCCTCGGCTCGCCCGGAGCTTTTTCAGAGAAAGCTTTATCAGAACAACATTCTTCAGAGGTGCAGTCAGATGGCAGATGACAACGGCTCCGTGCCCATGACGCCGCGTGGACATCAGCAATTGCTGGAGGATCTCCAGCGCCTCAAGTCGGTTGAACGTCCCAAGAACGTCCGCGACATCGAGGAGGCCCGCGCCCACGGCGACCTGTCGGAGAACGCCGAGTATCACGCCGCCAAGGACCGCCAGTCCCTGCTCGACGTCCAGATCCGCGAACTTGAGGACAAGATCGTGCGCGCGCAGGTGATCGACATTTCCAAGCTTTCCGGCGACAAGATCGTGTTCGGCGCCACCGTCAAGCTGGTGGACGACGACACCGATGAGGACGTCGTCTACCAGATCGTGGGCGAGCACGAGTCCGAGCCCAGGGAGGGAAGGATCTCCCTGGGGTCTCCGGTGGCGCGGTCGCTGATCGGACGGCGCGTGGGCGACCTGGTGGAGGTGCGCACGCCCGCGGGCGTGCGGAACTTCGAGGTCCTGGACGTCTCCTTCATCGAATAGGTTCGCGTTTGTAGGGAGTTGTGCCGCCGGCCTCGCGGCCTTGGCGCTGCTCCTCGCCGTTCCCGCGCAGGCCCAGGTCTCGATTCGTGCCGAGCCGGGGTTCGGCGGCATTTTTCGTCTGGGCGAACCGTTGCCGGTGCGCATCGAATTGGTGAACTCCGGCGCGGCGGTGCGCGGCGTGCTGGAGGTGGTGGAGGCCCGCGGCGGTCCCACCCGCGGGATGGAACCCTACTCCTTCATCCAGCAGCGCGACCTCTTCCTATCCGCCCACGCCCGCAAGGTCCTGTTCGTCACCGTCGACCCGGACACGGTGGCGCAGCCGCTGGTACTGCGCTTCACGGGCGGCGGACAGAGTCACGAGACCGCCGTCACGCTCCGCGGGCGCTTCACCGGTCAGCCGCTGGTGCTGCTGCTGACCCGGAGCAACGTCGCCCCGGCGATTCCCCTTCCCTACGAGACCCCCGTTCCCGTCGTGTCCCTGCCTTTGAGCGATCTGCCCGAGGAAGCCCGCGCCTACGGCGGGGTGTGGAGCATCGTGCTCTACGAGCAGTCCCTGCGCGGCATGTCGCGCCGTCAGCGCGCCGCGCTGGAACGGTGGCTTTCGTCGGGCGGAACCCTGGCGGTGTTGGGCGGGGCGCATTTCGCCCTGTACCGTGACCGCGCCACCGCGCCGCTGCTCCCGGTGGCGGTCCGCGGGGTAAAACGCGTGGACGCGCTGCCCGAGCTGTCCGAGCAGTTCGGCGGCACGCTCGCGGACCTTCTCGTTCAGGATACGGTAGTGGGTGCCGGCAGCACGGTGCTCCTGGAAGAACGGGGCACGCCCATCCTGGTGCGGCGGGATCACGGCGCCGGCCGGGTGGTCTACCTGGCGCTGGACGTGGGCCGTCCGCCCGTGTCGGACTGGACGGGCCTTCCGGCGCTCTTCGGCGAGGTGCTGGGGAAACCGCCGGCGAGGGGTACGGACCCGTGGAGCGCGTGGAATCGGGAGGTGTTCACCGTCCTGCTCCAGGACTTCGGCTTTTCCAGTCTGCGCTCTCCGGTGCTGACGCTGCTGCTGGCGCTGGCGCTCTACATCGGCTCGCTGCTGCTGTGGTTCCGCTACTGGAAGAACGGCGCTCCCGCCGGCTACCGGCTCGCGCTGGTGCCCGCGGCATTGGTGGCGGCATCGGCGTTGGGCGGCTACTGGTACTTCGATCGGGGCGGCCACGTGCCCGACGGCATCCTGATCTCGTCGACCGTAGTGGACGGCAGTCCGTGGTCCGACGTGGCACCGGTGCATGCCAACGTGGGCCTGTTCGCCACCCGGCACAAGGACTTCTCCTTCAGCCTCAGGGACGGGTGGAGCCAGTTCGATCTCGTGCCGTCGCCCAGCCGGGATGACGTGGGGGCGTCGCTCGTGCTGCGGCAGGGGCGCCCCCACGGACGGGTCCATGTCCCGCTCACGGAATGGAACTCGGCGCTGTTCAAGCTGCGCTCCCTGGAGCCCTCGCCGGTGGGCATCGACTGGCAGCACACCGCGGATACCTACCGGATCGGCATCGCCAACCGCGGCTCCGGCACGTTCACGGATTGCTGGCTCGTGGTGGGTGGACGCGGCTACAAGCTCGGCGACGTGCCGCCCGGCGGCGTGCTGCGGCGGGAGGGTTCCGCGGTGCCGAAAGGCGAAGGGGAGGACGAGAGTCAACCGCGCGACGTGAGTTTCGACGACGAAGCGCGGGGGCTCCTGCTGCGCTACTCGGTGTTCCCGGACGGCGAGGCCGACGACCCCAAGGCGGCCTTCGTGATCGGCTGGATCGGCGGCGACGAACCGGCGCTCCAGGTGGACGACGCGCGGGTCTCGGCGCATCACTTCAAGATCTTTCGCGTCGCCCTCCCCGTGGGAGCCGAGGAGGAGGACCTGTGAGGCCCTGGAGCAATCCGGTGTTTCGCGAGGCCGTGACGGTGTACTGGGTGGACGGGCAGGCCTACGTCACGTACCTGTTCTACCTGGTCATCCTGGGGGCGCTGCAGCTTCTGGCGCTCGTGCTCCCCTCCGGGGAGGCCCGCTTCTGGATCGGCCCCGCCTTCCTGTTCAAGTTTTCCACGGTGGCCTCGCTGCTGCTCATCGTCTACCTGACCCTGCGCTTCGCCGGGCTGGAGTTCCTGGCCTGGCGCTTCTCGCCGCTGCGCCATTGGCTCGATGAGGAACGGCTGAGCATCACCACGGTGGCGTGCGGCCTGCTGTCCATTCTGCTGGTCCATTCGCTGATCCTGCTGCTCCTCGCCGCGCCGCTGCTGGTGTGGTCGGGGGCCGTCGCGCGCGCTCCCTTGATGGACATGGCCTCCACCGTGCCCATGCTGTTCCTCTACGCCGTGGGCTACGGCATCTGGGGCCTCGTGGGGCTGGCTTTCTGGGAGCGCAAGGCGGATACTCGCCGGGTCTTCATCCGCTGGATCTTCGTCTGCTTCTTCCTGATCTCCGGCGCCTTCGGCGCATGGGCCCAGACGTTGAACCCGGTGGCGTTTCTGCTCTATCATCTCGGCACCCTGGAGATCGTGGCCGCGCCGGTGCGCTGGGGTGTGTTGTGGACCCCTTCGCTGATTCACTGGAGCTTCCAGGGCGTGGTGTTCGCGGCGGCGCTGGCGCTCCTGGCCTGGGGGCTCAGGCGAGTGCAGAGAGGTTACAATTGACCGAACCCGAATCCCTGCTGCGCGACAAGCTCGCCGAACTGCGCCGGTGGGAGCGGCGCAAGCGGCGCGAGCGCCTGTTGTGGGAGAGCCTCTTCTACGCGGCGCTGGCGGCCGCGGCGGTGGTGGCGGCGCGCGCGCTCATGGCGGTGGACGCCGCCCTGTTGTGGCTTGCGCCGGCGGTCTTCGCCGCGGCGGCCGCGGCGGTGTTCCTGTTGCGCCCGTGGCGCGAGCGCGCGTTCCTGGGCTCGCTCAAGCGGGTGGACGATCGCCTGGAGCTCAGGGAGCGGGTGCTGACGGCGTGGGACATCCTGTCCCGTTCCCGCGAGCGGGCGGAAGGAGGCCGCCGTCCGGAGGAAGAGCTGGTGGTGGAGGAAGCGGCCGAGAAGCTGGCACGGGTGGCCGTGCCGCCGCTGCTGCCGCGCCGGCGCTCCTGGCACGCCTGGGCCGGCGCGTTCCTGGTGGTGCTGGCGGGGGCGGGGCTGTGGCTGCCGCCGGGAGGTGCTCCCGAGGCGGTGTCGGCCGTGTCGCGCATGGCCGAGACGCTGCGGGAACACGCCCGGGAGCTGGAGGAGCGGGCGCGCGCGCAGGATCTGGCGGAGAGCCGGCGCATGGCCGAGGCGCTGCGCGAGATGGCCGAAAGGCAGCTCGACGATCCCGCGGACGACAAGACCGGCATCGAGGCCGCGGTGGGGGCCATGGTGGAGGTGCTGGAGGACATGACCCGCTCGTGGCCCACCGAGGCGGGCCTGGAGTGGCCGGTGCTGTCCGACGCGGCCCTGGAGAAACTGCGGGAGCAGCTCCAACGCTCGCGGACGCGGGAGATGGACGGTCCTCTGGGAAAGAGCCGGGGCGAGATGCTGGAATCCCTGGGACTCTCGTCGCTGGACCGCCAGCCCGGGAACTCCTCGGAGATGAGCCAGGAGGAGATTCGCGAGTTCCTCGACCGCGTGGAGCGGGAGGCCCGGCAAGAGCAGGACCGGCGCGAGATGGCGTCCACGCAGCAGTTCCTCACCGAGCTGTTGCCGGGGGATGCGCCGGGCGAATCCCTCGCCGAGGCGGCGCGGCCCGGCGGTCCCAAGAGTGAGATGGACGAATCGCCGCCGGCCGGGCGGCAACCGGGCAACGAGCCCGGCAAGGGCGGGCAGGAACCCTACGACCCCGCCTTCCAGGCGCGGGTGCGCACGCACCTGCAAGGGCTCCTGGGGCAGGGGCCGAGCCGGGGGTTCGGCTTCCGCGGTGAGGCGCGTCCGGGCGAGAGCACGGTGACGGAAGAGGCGGTGGTGGTGCGCTATCAACGGCAGGTGGAGGCGGAGCTGTCGTCCGCCGAGATTCCCGCCGAGTTCAAGGAAACCATCAAGAACTATTTCCTGTCCCTGGGAGTGACCGGGAGACCTTAGTCGGAAGCACCCGCGCCGCGGCAAGGCACGGACGTGGAAGCGGATCCCGTCCGCCCGAGTCCGTGCCGTGCCGCGTCCGCGACGGGCTCCGGAAAGCGATGTAACCGTGACACTGGAAGCAACCACCGAGGAAACGACGACCGAGGATGTGCGCACCCGCATGCGCGACGCCCAGCGGGCGTTCGAGGAAGTCAAGAGCGAGATGCACAAGGCGGTGGTGGGCCACGAGGAGCTCATCGAGGGCATCTTCATCGCGCTGGTGTGCGGCGGACACTGTCTGCTGGAGGGGGTGCCGGGCCTGGGCAAGACCCTGATCGTGCGCTCGCTGGGGGAACTCATGGACCTGAGCTTCTCGCGCATCCAGTTCACCCCCGACCTCATGCCCGCGGACATCACCGGCACCAACGTGGTCAACGAGGACGCCTCGGGGCGCAAGGTGTTCGTGTTCGAGGCGGGTCCGGTGTTCGCCAACATCGTGCTGGCGGACGAGATCAACCGGGCCACGCCCAAGACCCAGTCGGCGCTGCTGGAGGCGATGCAGGACCAGAGCGTCACCGCGGGCGGCACGCTCCACGCCATCCCCAGCCCGTTCATGGTCCTGGCCACCCAGAACCCCATCGAGATGGAGGGGACCTACCCGCTGCCGGAGGCGCAGGTGGACCGTTTCTTCTTCAAGCTCATCGTCCGTTATCCCTCGTACGACGACTTGGCGCGCATCGCCGACCTCACCACCGCCGCGGCCTCCGGGGCGCTCGCCAAGGTGCTGGCGGCGGAGTCCGTGCTGGAGATGCGCGCGGCGGTGCGGGCGGTGCCGCTGGCCGCCGCGGTGCGCGACTACGCGGTGCGCCTGGTGATGGCGACCCATTCCGAGACCGAGCACAGCACCGAGCTGGCGCGCCAGTACGTGCAGTACGGCGCCAGTCCCCGCGGCCTCCAGGCGGTCATCCTGGCGGCCAAGGCGCGCGCGCTGCTCTCCGGGCGTCCCAACGTCTCGTTCGAGGACATCCGCCGCGACCTGATGCCGAGCCTGCGCCACCGGCTGCTGCTCAACCTGGCGGCGGAGGCCTCGGGCATCGCGCCGGAAGCGGTGCTGGACGAGGTGGTGGCGCGGGTGCCGGAGGTGCAGGCCTGATGGCCGAGGCCGAGGCGCACCGCTTCCTCGAGCCCGACTTCCTGGCGCGGCTGGACAAGCTGCGCCTGGTGGCCAAGCGCCTGAGCTGGGGCGTGGCCCGGGGCGAGCACCCGACCATCCGCAAGGGATACAGCCTCGAGTTCTCGGACTTCCGCAAGTACAGCCACGGCGACGACCTGCGCTACGTGGACTGGAACGTCTACGGGCGCCTGGAGCGGCTGCTGCTCAAGGTGTTCACGGCCGAGGAGGAGATCACCGTGTATCTCCTGCTGGACGCCAGTCTTTCCATGGCCCAGGGAGACCCCGCCAAGCTGGAGTTCGCCAAGAACGTGGCCGCGGCCCTGGGCTACATCGGCCTCAAGACCCACGACCGGGTGGGGGCCATGGGCTTTGCCGGGGACGTGGGGGTGCAGTTGCCGCCGGCGCGCACCCGGGGCCAGATCCTCTCGCTGTTCAACTTCCTGGAGGAACTGCCTCCCGCGGGCCGCACCGACCTGGAGGCGTCGATGAAGACCTTCACCCGGCTCTATCCGCGGCCCGGGCTGGTGGTGCTGTTCAGCGACCTGCTGGATGTCGCCGGCTGCCGCGCCGGGCTGGAGGAGCTGGCGCGGAAGCGGCACGACGTCCTTCTGGTGCACGTCTTGGGGGAGGGCGAGAACCGCCTGGACCCCGACGGCGACGTGTCCCTCGTGGACGTGGAGAGCGACCGGGAACGGCGGGTGTTCCTCGACGGCGACCTGGCCGAGCGCTTCCACAGGGAGGTGGAGGCGTACTTCGACGGCACCCGGCGTTTCTGCGAGAGCCAGGCCATGGACTACCGCCGCACCACCAGCGACGTCCCCTTCGACGACTTCGTCCTGCGTTACCTGACCCAGGACAGACGGCCCGGATAACGCCGTGCTCTGGCTCTTCCCCACCGCCTTCTTCATCCTCCTGGGAGCGGTACCCCTCATCCTGCTGCTCAACAGCCTGCGGCCCAGGGGACCGCGCGTTCCCGTGACCGCGTTGTTCCTCCTGGAGAAGGTCTTGCGGGAACGCCCCATGGGCCGCCGCCTGGGCTGGCTCTGGCACCGCAACCTGCCGTTGATCCTGCAGTTGCTGGCGGCGCTGGCGGTCATCACCGCGCTGGCGGGGCCCGCGCTCCTGGGCGTGGGCACCGGCGCCCGCGACTGGGTCGTGGTGATGGACCAGAGCGCCAGCATGAAGGCCGCCGGCGCGTCCGGCGTGCGCTTCGACGCCGCCCGGGAGGAGTTGCTCCGGCGCATCGACGGGCTCGGCTCCAACGATCGCATGATGATCATCGGGGCGGCGGCCGAACCCGTGGTGGTGCAGCCCTTCACGCGGGACCGCGCGCGGCTGCGGCGGACCGCCGCGGCGCTCCACGCCACCGACGCGGAGGCGCCGGTAAAGGAGGCGGTGCTGCTGGCGCACACCTTCCTCAAGCGCCAGGGACCGCACCGGGTGGTGGTGCTCACCGACGCCGCCTTCAAGGGCATCGATGAGTTGCCGTGGGCGGCATCCTATCTGGAGTTGGTGCGGGTGGAGGGCGGCGCCGACAACGTCGGCATCCTGGGGTTCCAGTTCCGCCGGGTACCCGGCGAGGCCGACGAATACGAGGCCATGGTGCTGGTGCAGAACTTCACCGAGCGGCCGGTGAATGCGCCGCTGGTGGTCACCGTGGCCGACCGCGTGGTCACGCGCACGCTGCTGTCCCTCGGTCCGTCCGCCCGCGAGGTGCTCATCTACGGTGTCCCGGGGCCCCTGCGCGGGCGCGCCACCGCCCTGCTGGCCATCGACGACGACCTCCAGACCGACAACCGCGCGTATCTGTCCTTCCCGGACGAGCGCCCCACGCGGGTGCTCTACGTGGGGCCCGGCAATCCGTACCTGGAACGGCTGCTGCGCTATTTCCCCCACGTGACCCTGGCGCGCATCGACCGCATCCCGGAGGACCGGGTCACCGAGCAGGTGGCGGCCTACGACGTGGTGATGCTCGACCGGGTGCCGGCGCCGCCCCTCGAGCGCGGCAACTTCATCCTGATGGGCACGGTGCCGGAAGGGCTCGACCTGCGCGTGGCCGGGGTGACCGCGCGCCCGGTCCTGGCCTCGGCCGATTCCGCGCACCCGCTGACGGCGGGCGTGCGCCTCGACGGGCTGGTGGTGCGCGACGCCCTGACCCTCGTGCCGGAAGGCGGCGTGACCCTCGCGGGGTCCGAGAGCGGTCCGCTGATCCATGCGGTGGAGAAGGGCGACCTCAAGGCGCTGGTCTTCGCCTTCGACCTCACCCGGTCGGACCTTCCGTTCCGGGTGTCGTTCCCGTTGCTGGTGCGCAACGCCTTCTCCTGGTTCCGGCCCGCGTCCCGGGAGTTCCCCGCCAGCCAGGTGGCCGCGGGCCTGCCGTTCGTGGCCGACGTGGGCGTGGACGAGGAGCAACTGGTGTTCGTGAGCCCGTCGGGCGAGACCGTCCCCGTGCAAACCCGGGAGCGCATCGGCACCTACGGCGACACCGAGGAGGTGGGTTTCTACCAGTTCCGCGGGACGCGCGGGGACGGCGAGTTCGCCGTGAATTTGTTCAGCGAGGAGGAGTCACGCATCCGGCCGTCGTACCAGGCGGAGCCCGCGGAAGCAGCGCCGCCGGCGGCCGAGAGCGCCCCAGGCACGCGCTTCGACCTCTGGCCGGTGTTGATCGTGGTGGCCCTGGCGCTGCTCCTGGCGGAGTGCGTGGTGGTCTGCCGCACGCGCCGGTCGCTGCTGCCGCTGTGGCTGCGGATACCCGCGGCGGCGGTGCTGGTGCTGGCCCTGGTGAACCCGCGCATGCTGGCGGAAGAGCCCGAGCTGGACGTGGTCATGGCCGTGGACCTCTCCCACAGCGTCGGGGAGGAGGCGCGCGCGCGCGCCGCGGAGGTGCTGGAGCAAGCGCAGAGCCTGGTGAATCCCAAGGTGCGCCTGGGCCTGTTCTCCTTCGCGCGGCGCCCCCAGTGGGAGTTTCTGCCCACCGACGAGCTCCCGGTGAGCGAGCTGCCGCCCCCGCCCGAACGCGACGCCACCGACCTGGCGGCGGCCATTCAAGGCGCCCTGGGGGAGTTGAGCGAGGGGCGCGAGAGCCGCATCGTGCTCATCTCCGACGCCAACGAGAACCGCGGCTCGGTGGAACGGGTGCTCCCTATGCTGCGTTCCCACGGGGTGGCCGTGTGGCCGTATCCTGTGAGCCTGGCGGAGGGCCGGAACGAGGTCTACCTGTCCGAGTTCTCCGTTCCCTCGGTGGTGGACAGCGGCGAGACCTTCGAGATCAAGGCCGCCCTCACCAGCGCGGGGGCGTCGTCCGCGGACATCTCCCTGCTGCGCGACGGGCGCGTGATCCGCTCCACGCGCAGGGAGCTGGCCCCTGGTGCCAACTGGCTCAGCTTCACCGACAGCGTGGATCAGCGCGGCACCCACACCTATGAGCTGATGGTGGAGGCCGACACGGACGTGCTGGCCGAGAACAACCTCCTGCAGGGCATCGTCAGCGTCAAGGGACCCTCCCGCATCCTCTACCTGCACGGCCCGGACGCGGCGCGGCGCTTGATGGCCGAGGCGCTCCAGGTCCAGGGTTACGAGGTGGTGGAGAAGACCCCGGCGCGGGCCAACCTCACCCTGCCCGAGCTGTCGGGCTTCGACCTGCTGGTGCTGGACAACGTCCCCGCCTACCAGCTCTCGCAGGTGAAGATGGAGCGCATCGAGCGCTTCGTGCGCGATCTCGGCGGCGGGCTCATCGTGCTCGGCGGCACCCGCAGCTACGGCGCCGGCGGCTACTACCGCACGCCGCTGGAGCAGACGCTGCCGGTGGAGATGCGTCCGCCGGTGCGCATGGAGCTGCCCCACGTGGCGCTGCTCTTCGTGGTGGACAAATCCGGCAGCATGGGCGGCGGCCCCTTCGGCACCACCAAGTTGGACCTGGCCAAGGCCGCCACCATGGCGTCGGCCGAGCTTCTCAACCCCACCGACGAGGTGGGCATCCTGGCGTTCGACTCCAACTGGGAGTGGGCGGTGCCGTTCCGCCAGGCCGGGGGCGGCGAGAGCATCGCCGAGGACGTCGCGGCGCTCACCTCCGACGGCGGCACCGACCTCCTCAAGGCCATGGTGGAAGGCCATCGCGCCCTCGCCGCCGAGGAGGCCGCCATCAAGCACGTGCTGGTGCTGTCCGACGGGCTCACCGAAAAGGCGGACCTGGTGGAACAGGTGACCCGCATGGCCGGGGACCGCATCACGGTCTCGACGGTCTCCATCGGCGGCGACGCCGACCGGCGGCTCATGACGCGGCTCGCCCAGGGCGGCCAGGGGCGCAGCTACGCCACCGTGGACCCGCGCACGATCCCGCAGATCTTCACCACCGAGACGCTGCTCATCTCGCGGGACCTGCTGGTGGAGAAGGTCGTGACGCCGGTGGCACTGGGGGTTTCGGGGCCCATGCGCGGGCTGACGGAGCAGCCCCTGCCGCAAATTCTGGGCTACGTCCTGACCCACGTGAAGCCCGGCGCGGAAGTCCATTTGCGTGTCGGCGAGGACCCGCTGCTGGTTTCCTGGCGCTACGGCCTGGGCCAGGTGTACGCCTTCACCTCGGATGTCTCGGGCCGCTGGGGGCGCCACTGGGTGCAGTGGCCGGCGTTCTCCAGATGGTCCGCGCAGATGGCCCGGCTGGCGGTGAGGAACGTCTCCGACCACCGGCTGCGCACGGACTTCGTGCGCGAGGGCGAGTCCATGAGCGCGGTGGTGGACATGTTCTCGGCCTCGGGAAGGCCCGTGAACCACCTGAAGCTCCAGGGATTGCTGACCCGCGCGGACGAGACCCTGCAGGAGGAGACCTTCCGGCAGGTGGCGCCGGGCCGCTACCAGACCCGCTTCGCCACCCCCAGCCGGGGCATCAACCTGCTCACCGTCCAGCATCCCGCTGTCGGGGTCCCCGGCCTGCCCATGGGTTCCGCTGCGTCGGCCCTCGTCGCCGGCGCTGTCCCCGCGTCCGCCGCGGTGGACGCCGTCGCCTTCACCGTCCCGTTCATCGTGCCGTTCTCGCAGGAGTACCGCGAGATGGACGCCAACCACGAATTGCTGGAGCGCCTGGCCCGGGAGACCGGCGGCAAGGTGCTACGGCGGGACACGTTGACGGAGGACATCGGGCGGCTCTTCACCGCCGATCCCGAAGCCGCCGGGTCGGTGCGGGGCATCTGGTGGGCGTTGGCCGCCGCCGGCTTGGGCGTCTTCCTGCTGGACCTGGCGTTGCGCGCCTTCCTGCACGTGCGCCGGGCACGGTGACGCCCGCCCTTCCTTCACCTTGCGTTGCCCTCCACCCGTGCCATAATGGCCCGATGGGCGAAAACGAGGCCATGTCAGAGGCGCACGGTGATGCGCCCGTGCCGGCGGATTTCCGATCGGGATTCGTCGCGATCCTGGGGCGTCCCAACGTCGGCAAGTCCACGCTGCTGAACCAGCTCCTGGGGGAGAAGATCGCCATCGTCTCGCCCCGGCCGCAGACCACGCGCAACCGCATCATGGGCATCAAGACGGTGCCGCGGGGTCAGATGTTGTTGTTGGACACGCCGGGCATCCACCGCGCCCGTTCGCTGCTGAACCGGCGCATGGTGGACGTGGCCAAGCGTTCCCTGGGCGACGTGGAGGCGGTCGTGTGGGTAGTGGATGCCCGGGGCGGCATCCGCGGGGACGACGAGGACATCGCCGGGATCCTGGCCGGCAGCCGTCACCCGCTGATGATCGCGCTGAACAAGATCGACGTGGTGGC
The sequence above is drawn from the Deltaproteobacteria bacterium genome and encodes:
- the greA gene encoding transcription elongation factor GreA; the encoded protein is MADDNGSVPMTPRGHQQLLEDLQRLKSVERPKNVRDIEEARAHGDLSENAEYHAAKDRQSLLDVQIRELEDKIVRAQVIDISKLSGDKIVFGATVKLVDDDTDEDVVYQIVGEHESEPREGRISLGSPVARSLIGRRVGDLVEVRTPAGVRNFEVLDVSFIE
- a CDS encoding MoxR family ATPase — its product is MRDAQRAFEEVKSEMHKAVVGHEELIEGIFIALVCGGHCLLEGVPGLGKTLIVRSLGELMDLSFSRIQFTPDLMPADITGTNVVNEDASGRKVFVFEAGPVFANIVLADEINRATPKTQSALLEAMQDQSVTAGGTLHAIPSPFMVLATQNPIEMEGTYPLPEAQVDRFFFKLIVRYPSYDDLARIADLTTAAASGALAKVLAAESVLEMRAAVRAVPLAAAVRDYAVRLVMATHSETEHSTELARQYVQYGASPRGLQAVILAAKARALLSGRPNVSFEDIRRDLMPSLRHRLLLNLAAEASGIAPEAVLDEVVARVPEVQA
- a CDS encoding DUF58 domain-containing protein; translation: MAEAEAHRFLEPDFLARLDKLRLVAKRLSWGVARGEHPTIRKGYSLEFSDFRKYSHGDDLRYVDWNVYGRLERLLLKVFTAEEEITVYLLLDASLSMAQGDPAKLEFAKNVAAALGYIGLKTHDRVGAMGFAGDVGVQLPPARTRGQILSLFNFLEELPPAGRTDLEASMKTFTRLYPRPGLVVLFSDLLDVAGCRAGLEELARKRHDVLLVHVLGEGENRLDPDGDVSLVDVESDRERRVFLDGDLAERFHREVEAYFDGTRRFCESQAMDYRRTTSDVPFDDFVLRYLTQDRRPG
- a CDS encoding VWA domain-containing protein; translation: MLWLFPTAFFILLGAVPLILLLNSLRPRGPRVPVTALFLLEKVLRERPMGRRLGWLWHRNLPLILQLLAALAVITALAGPALLGVGTGARDWVVVMDQSASMKAAGASGVRFDAAREELLRRIDGLGSNDRMMIIGAAAEPVVVQPFTRDRARLRRTAAALHATDAEAPVKEAVLLAHTFLKRQGPHRVVVLTDAAFKGIDELPWAASYLELVRVEGGADNVGILGFQFRRVPGEADEYEAMVLVQNFTERPVNAPLVVTVADRVVTRTLLSLGPSAREVLIYGVPGPLRGRATALLAIDDDLQTDNRAYLSFPDERPTRVLYVGPGNPYLERLLRYFPHVTLARIDRIPEDRVTEQVAAYDVVMLDRVPAPPLERGNFILMGTVPEGLDLRVAGVTARPVLASADSAHPLTAGVRLDGLVVRDALTLVPEGGVTLAGSESGPLIHAVEKGDLKALVFAFDLTRSDLPFRVSFPLLVRNAFSWFRPASREFPASQVAAGLPFVADVGVDEEQLVFVSPSGETVPVQTRERIGTYGDTEEVGFYQFRGTRGDGEFAVNLFSEEESRIRPSYQAEPAEAAPPAAESAPGTRFDLWPVLIVVALALLLAECVVVCRTRRSLLPLWLRIPAAAVLVLALVNPRMLAEEPELDVVMAVDLSHSVGEEARARAAEVLEQAQSLVNPKVRLGLFSFARRPQWEFLPTDELPVSELPPPPERDATDLAAAIQGALGELSEGRESRIVLISDANENRGSVERVLPMLRSHGVAVWPYPVSLAEGRNEVYLSEFSVPSVVDSGETFEIKAALTSAGASSADISLLRDGRVIRSTRRELAPGANWLSFTDSVDQRGTHTYELMVEADTDVLAENNLLQGIVSVKGPSRILYLHGPDAARRLMAEALQVQGYEVVEKTPARANLTLPELSGFDLLVLDNVPAYQLSQVKMERIERFVRDLGGGLIVLGGTRSYGAGGYYRTPLEQTLPVEMRPPVRMELPHVALLFVVDKSGSMGGGPFGTTKLDLAKAATMASAELLNPTDEVGILAFDSNWEWAVPFRQAGGGESIAEDVAALTSDGGTDLLKAMVEGHRALAAEEAAIKHVLVLSDGLTEKADLVEQVTRMAGDRITVSTVSIGGDADRRLMTRLAQGGQGRSYATVDPRTIPQIFTTETLLISRDLLVEKVVTPVALGVSGPMRGLTEQPLPQILGYVLTHVKPGAEVHLRVGEDPLLVSWRYGLGQVYAFTSDVSGRWGRHWVQWPAFSRWSAQMARLAVRNVSDHRLRTDFVREGESMSAVVDMFSASGRPVNHLKLQGLLTRADETLQEETFRQVAPGRYQTRFATPSRGINLLTVQHPAVGVPGLPMGSAASALVAGAVPASAAVDAVAFTVPFIVPFSQEYREMDANHELLERLARETGGKVLRRDTLTEDIGRLFTADPEAAGSVRGIWWALAAAGLGVFLLDLALRAFLHVRRAR